A region from the Pelobates fuscus isolate aPelFus1 chromosome 3, aPelFus1.pri, whole genome shotgun sequence genome encodes:
- the P2RY11 gene encoding P2Y purinoceptor 11, translated as MATNCNQSFSDIQINYLGPVYGVEFVLALLGNGFAIWLLGVSKDRHAGIIFSLNLAVSDLLYALSLPLLVAYYVMKKNWTFGAALCKIERFLFNFNLYSSIFFITCISANRCLGIVYPFYARGRVESKHAKFVSLGVWILVAIISSPVFVFSELEATSNGQECIGTARSINLSSYMPYSLFLAGFGCVLPFLITLLSYIGIARAVWKSHSLESREKMKVIYMVCIVIALYSISFLPYHILRNLNLYNRMSKPDCRWSRHIHSAFQLTRALVALNPCIHPLLYTAVMNNVRERLGCCQKNKVSKSEEDCHL; from the coding sequence ATGGCTACGAACTGCAATCAGTCCTTCTCGGACATCCAGATAAACTACCTGGGACCGGTGTACGGGGTGGAGTTTGTATTGGCTCTGTTAGGGAATGGCTTTGCAATCTGGCTCCTTGGAGTGTCAAAGGATCGTCATGCAGGCATCATCTTTTCTCTCAATCTGGCAGTAAGCGACCTCTTGTACGCATTGTCATTGCCTCTACTAGTGGCCTATTACGTAATGAAGAAGAACTGGACTTTTGGTGCTGCATTGTGCAAGATTGAACGTTTTCTTTTCAACTTTAACCTCTACAGCAGCATATTTTTCATCACTTGTATTAGTGCTAACCGCTGTTTGGGTATTGTGTACCCATTCTATGCCAGGGGGAGGGTTGAGAGCAAACATGCAAAGTTTGTTTCTTTGGGTGTATGGATCCTGGTAGCAATAATCTCTTCGCCAGTATTTGTCTTCTCAGAATTGGAGGCCACCTCAAATGGGCAGGAGTGCATAGGAACAGCTCGGAGCATCAATCTGAGCTCTTACATGCCATATAGCCTTTTTCTGGCTGGGTTTGGTTGTGTTCTTCCGTTTCTTATTACGTTACTGTCCTACATTGGAATTGCACGTGCGGTGTGGAAGAGCCACAGCTTAGAATCACGGGAGAAGATGAAAGTCATCTATATGGTGTGTATAGTCATTGCTCTTTACTCCATCTCCTTTCTACCATATCACATTCTGAGAAACCTCAACCTCTACAACCGAATGAGCAAGCCAGATTGCCGGTGGTCGCGGCACATTCATTCGGCTTTTCAGTTGACCAGAGCTCTTGTGGCCCTGAACCCTTGTATCCATCCACTATTGTATACTGCTGTGATGAACAATGTCAGAGAAAGGTTGGGATGCTGCCAGAAAAACAAAGTATCCAAATCAGAGGAAGACTGCCATCTCTAA
- the EIF3G gene encoding eukaryotic translation initiation factor 3 subunit G, with protein MPTGDYDSKPSWADQVEEETDDVEPLSPAIPIPTPAPKVDHSNIVLDTPREVINGNIKTVTEYKLDENDKKIKIVRTFKIETRKASKVVARRKNWKKFGNSEYDPPGPNVATTTVSDDVLMTFITSKEDLNSQEEEDPMNKLKGQKIVSCRICKGDHWTTRCPYKDTLGPMQKELAEQLGLSTADKEKVPGTGEPEPAQAPVSKTGKYVPPSLRDGGSRRGESMQPNRRADDNATIRVTNLSEDTRETDLQELFRPFGSISRIYLAKDKTTGQSKGFAFISFHRREDAARAIAGVSGFGYDHLILNVEWAKPSTN; from the exons CTCAAAGCCCAGTTGGGCCGACCAGGTGGAGGAAGAGACAGATGATGTTGAACCCTTAAGTCCGGCTATCCCTATCCCTACCCCAGCCCCTAAAGTGGATCATTCCAACA TTGTCTTGGATACACCACGAGAAGTCATCAATGGAAACATCAAAACCGTTACAGAGTATAAACTGGATGAAAATGATAAGAAAATCAAG ATTGTCCGCACTTTTAAAATCGAAACACGTAAAGCTTCAAAGGTTGTTGCTCGCAGAAAG AACTGGAAGAAGTTTGGGAATTCTGAATATGATCCTCCTGGGCCCAATGTGGCCACCACCACAGTCAGTGATGACGTTCTAATGACCTTCATCACCAGTAAAGAA GATCTGAATAGCCAGGAGGAGGAGGATCCAATGAACAAGCTGAAAGGTCAAAAGATTGTGTCTTGTCGAATCTGTAAGGGTGACCATTGGACCACAAGGTGTCCCTACAAGGACACACTGGGACCAATGCAAAAGGAATTGGCTGAACAACTAGGACTGTCCACAGCGGATAAGGAGAAGGTTCCTGGAACAGGAG AACCTGAACCAGCCCAAGCTCCTGTAAGCAAAACCGGGAAATATGTTCCACCTAGTCTGAGAGATGGAGGGAGCAGGAGAGGAGAGTCCATGCAACCTAATAGGAGAG CTGATGATAATGCCACCATACGTGTTACGAACTTATCAGAAGATACCCGGGAAACTGATCTCCAAGAGCTTTTTAGACCATTTGGGTCTATCTCTCGAATCTACTTGGCCAAGGATAAGACGACTGGCCAGTCAAAG GGCTTCGCTTTTATCAGTTTTCACCGTAGAGAGGATGCAGCTCGTGCCATTGCTGGTGTATCTGGGTTTGGATATGACCATCTAATTCTCAATGTAGAATGGGCCAA ACCATCAACCAATTGA